Part of the Candidatus Brocadia sinica JPN1 genome, CGGTGCTCAAGCAGCAAATCCAAACAACGATACAGCTTATCCTTCTGTGCCAGCGAATCATCTTCCCCCAACAAATCTCCCATTGCGCTACGCACATACCACTCACGGTGAAAACGAAATTCGCTTCCCGGATCGATCAGCCGGTAACAGACAAGCGCCTTGAGCATATTCAGCCAGCTTGTCCCCTTCCGGCTTGATGGCAGACGACTCCTCCAAAAGATGTCCAGTTCCAACATATCCCACAAATATAATCCCAACCAACTTGCTCCCCATTGCCGGGGACAGCGCAATTCTATTTTGTCCAACCTCACCTGGACGGTCTCACAATCCGGTATGGGCAAGGCTTCCCGGTCGTCCGGAAATAATGCCACTTGTCTTGCTGTGGGCTTTTCACCCGCGACCGCCTCTATCGTCCGAACCCACCCCGCTCGCTGGTTGTCATTGAGTTCTCCCAGGTAGAGCACTTGTCGCTGTACCACTCTGCCTCCGCTGATCCGACGGTTCTCTACTACGCTCCAATACTGGTGGGTTTTCCCGTCTTTTGTCCGTGTCTTTTCTCGTAAAAACATGCGGACATTTTCTCACGCCACCGTGAAGTCGTCAAGAGGGTAGGTCGGCACTACAAGCCGTTTTTGAAATCGACCCCAGTAAAATCAATGGTTTCCAGGAGACAAATACCCAAAAATGACCTTTTTGGGGTGCGAATTGCGAAAGTCGGGTTAACCCGATGTTGGGAATTTCAATATTATCGGATTACAGGGTGGCACGGACAAACACTGTTTGTCCATGCTTGTTTGAATATGTACATTAATATGGAATATAAAACAAGGCAACAACAAAGAAAAACAAACGAAATATTTTCTAAAAGAAAACAATCGTGATTGGTTGGACAAATTAATTATTAAACAAGGGACAAAGAAGTTTTTTAGGTTCTGGCAAGCAGGACCTGGATATGATCGAAATATTACAGGCAGAGATGAACTTTTGGAAAAGATTCACTATATGCATAGGAATCCCGTCAGGCGAAGGCTTGTGCTATCTCCTGAAGAATGGAGATGGTCTAGCGCGAGTTGGTATATGGGTGAAAGAGATGTTGTTTTGGCAATTGATGAAATTACTCTTTAATTTATTGAGCACGGACAAACGAAGTTTGTCCGTGCCACCCATGATTAATCTTGTTATTTTTTTAGCCCTGAGAGGGAGAAGTATTTAACTTAATTCAACAGCATTACCTTCGTAGAGGACGAAGGGGTTCTTCTTGATGCTGAATAATCACCATTTCCCGATTTGTTCTGATTATGAGAAGGAGTTCAAATGGCTGCAAAAAAGATTTTGATGATTGTCGGTGACTACGTAGAAGACTATGAGATAATGGTGCCTTTCCAGGCACTGCTGATGGTGGGGCATACGGTACATGCCGTTTGTCCTATGAAAAGAGAAGGTGAAAAAGGTACGTACAGCCATATACGATTTTGAGGGGGGCAGACCTATAGCGAGAAGCCAAGACATAATTTTACGTTGAATGCGACTTTTGATAAGGTAAAAGTGGCCGATTACGATGCCCTTGTTATTCTGGGTGGGCGTGCTCCGGAATATATCCAGCTCAATGAGCGCGTGCTGGAAATGGTAAGACACTTTGCCGAAAGAAAGAAACCTATTGCCTCAATTTGCGACGGCATGCAGGTATTAACAGCGGATGGTGTAATTGAAGGAAAAACATGCACGGCCTATCCGGCATTAGCACCGGAGGTAAAACGCGCAGGGGGAAAATGGCTTGATGTCCCCTTAGACAAGGCGTACGTGGATGGTAACCTGGTTACCTCCCCAGCCTGGCCGGCACACCCTGAATGGCTTGCAAAATTCCTGTCTTTGTTGGGAACGAAGATAGAGATATAGGACTAAAACTACGTATCCTCGGCGGGTTCACTCAGGTGTGTAACCTGAACCACTTATTTTGTTAACTAAAATGGTAGCTTATGTCCATGAAAGACTTTTAAGATAGAATTTAACGCAGCTATTTACTATGTTCCATCACGAGGTAAAAGAATATTCAGCCGCTGTGTAAATTGATTGTAAATACTGCAATAGGTGATGTTTCATTTGCTCAAACGAAAAATATACAACCTCCATCATATAAATATTCATTGGAAAGACAGACAATCTCAAAACCAATATTCAATAAGTGCTCTTTTAGTCGCTGCCCGTCAGCATGCAGTTCGATATTTCCGTTAAAAAATATGCTTTTCCCCAATACACCGGCTGTGCCCCCAATAAAGCCGTTATTGTGTCCCCGTATGCGTATTTCTTTGGGGTTAAAATAAAAACAAGATAATCCCTTTCCCGACAATACCTTTTCTATTCCCCCGTCGGAGGTAACATAGTTGTTTCCGTATAAATGGATAAGGCTGCATCGTGTATAGGCCTGAGGTAATCGTATAAACTCTTTGCTTGTATTTATTTCTAAGATTGCAGGGTCCGTATATCCTGGTTTGTGAAAGAGAAAATCTGGCGTGCTCAGGCAGTTGTATTGAGTGCTGTTATAAAGTTCATTTCCGACATCCGTTTTTCCTTTTAGACATGCAATACTATGGCGTTCTAAAAACTCAAACAACCCGACCGGTGCGTTTGGAGCAACCACAAGGTGGTCTTTATCCTGGTATATGAAAATATCCGGATGCCCCGAAATGGAATCGTAAGTCAGCCCGTTCGTTTGAAACGCAAAGACGTCCTTAACATATTCCTTTAACGTGGTGATCACCCTTGCCGACGATCTGGAATCAATTATCGCAAACATCTATTTGATACTGAGAAAATGTGTGGTTACCTGCAAACTGAACAGTATACCCCATTGATTGTAATCGTGCCTTGTTGGCCTGCTTGTACCCTATGGCGTAATGAATCTGCTTATTGGAAACAGATATCCTGATGTTATTCGAGGTATTCCCTTTCAGTTTGGCATGAACGATCTCTTCCCATATCTTTGTCATAACCATTTCCTTAAAAGAAGGGTGAAATGGCCCATCTATCAGGGATTTTCCGGCAACGAGTTCATCGGACGGGTGCAGCCCCATCCGTATGACAGATACGTTGTTTCTTTCAAATATACGCACGAGATCCTTTGTCCACTCTACCGCCTGCTCAAGTGATAACGGAATGTATTTCCCTTCCCGATACCGTCTCTCCAGGGCGGTTCCCTTTACAATAATTGCAGGATAAATTCGAGTATTACGGGCGCCGAATGAAACGATATCATTGGCGGTCTGAATAGACCGTTCATAGCTGTCTTCTGGCAGACCTACCATCATCTGGAGACCCAGTTCGAAATCATATTTGCAAATCATCCGGGATGCATTTTGAATATCTTCGGGGGTATGCCAGCGTCCTGATTGATGCAAGACTTCCCGGCTGGTGGACTGCGCACCCAGCTCAATCGTTGTTATGCCATACTTCTTCAGCAATTCAAGGATGGTTTCATTGATATAATCGGGCCTGGTTGACAATCTGATGCCTGATACCCTCCCGGTTTTTACAAACTCGAAGGCCTCTTTCAGATACTGTTCCTGCAGATCAACAGGTATCCCCGTAAAACTCCCTCCAAAAAAGGCGATGTTTATGATTCTGTTTCTGGGTATTGTTTCAAGGTATTGCTCGACAATATGCCGAATTTCTTTTGGCTGCGGGATGGAATGTGTTCCGCTGATTTTCTCCTGATCGCAGAAAACACATTGGTGCGGACAAGCAAGCTCCGGGATAAATATAGGAATATTAGAATGTTTTTTCACGATATCCTCACAAAGGTCTATGATAATTTTACCATATCATAATTTTACTGCAGAGGAAAAATATTTGAGGTAAAATGATAAAAAATAATTACAATATAACGCTGTTTTGTTTTTGCACCGTTTCCCATTTATTCTTCATCATTACATGAAAAACAAGAGAGAGTATATTAGCCGGATTATCGCCACATGGTTTGGCTCGGGGCTTCTTCCGAAGGCGCCAGGAACATGGGGCAGTCTGGCAGCAGTTCCATTTGCCTATTTGATTTCCATATATACCGGTCCCTATGCATTCATCTCTGCAACCGTCGCCTTGTTTTTGATTGGCATAGGGGTATCAAACAGCGTTGAGAAAAGCGCCCGGAAGAAGGATCCCGGATTTATTGTCGTTGATGAAGTCGTAGGCCAATGGATAACCCTCTTCCCATTACCTTTTCTCCATAAATGCATCAACGACGAATCCTTTTTCTACTTTTTGATTTCCCTTGTAGCAACGGCATTTCTTGCCTTCCGTATTTTTGATATATGGAAGCCGTGGCCCATTCGAGATTTAGAAAGGAGCATTCCTGGGGGTCTTGGGATTATGCTCGATGATGTTATTGCCGGTATCTACGCCCTCATAATAACTTCCGCAGTAACAGCAGGAATACTGTTCATTTTTCTATAAAATGTACCCCACTGAAATATGACCAGCTTAAGCTCTGGAGTAAAATAAATGGTTTCATTAAATATCCATTTAACCTGTTGATCTGCAATAAATAAACTGACTTCTTATCTTATCAATAATAATATCTCATTAGCTTTTTCTGGTGCTCATTTGGCAGAGTTATCTGATGCGTTTAGAATACACGAGGAGCTTTCTCGGATTTTAATATTACTTCCTTCTTCGCTTATACATTATTCTTGGGAAAAGATATTAGAATATGAAATAAATGCTCATCCAAATTACTACCAAGATTCGATTCTCGCATACCCCTTAAATAATTTAATGAATGAAGGGCAAGGTGTAGAAAAAATCATATCCTTCCTTAAATCTAATTCTTTAGTATCTGCAAGAAATCAACAAAAAGAAAATTCAAAAAGAATGATTGATAGACATAATGAGATTAAAAATAATTTTTCATCAAAAGATAATGGCAGGTATTCAGTAGCCCAGGCAAGTGTATTTGCAATGGTAATACAATGGATAGCAAATTTTTATATCCAAAATACCTTAAAGATTATAGAAATGATACTTCCAGATTAAATATAAAGTATTTAAATCTATTCGCCTTTATGCTTTTGTGGTATCCAAAAGTTTCTTGTCCTCCAAAAATATTTTGGAGAAAGTTTAGACGATGTCGAATTGAGTTCACGATGTTATGATAACAGTTCAGAAAATTGATAACGTTACATTTAAAGTTACGGTAGAGAAGGATACGACTACAACCCATACCGTAAGAGTTGTGCCGTCTTATTATGAAACTCTGACAGACCAATGCGTAACCTCTGAGGAACTTGTGAAACAATCTTTTATATTTCTCCTCGAAAGAGGAAGAAAAGGGGGAAAGGTTTGCCCCCTTTTCTTCCTTCAGGTGCACAAGAACGTGCATCTGACTGACTCGAAAATTTCTCCCTTTTACAAACTGATTTCCTTTAATACTTCCGCCATGTCGATTATGGGAAGCTTCATAGATTTCTCTCCCAAAAGCGCATCCACAACGTCTTGGGGCGCGCTCCGGTAATGCAGCACGGCCTTTATCTTCAACGGGGATTTGGCATCATTGGGAAGTAAGCAAATAAAATGTTCTTCCTTTTTTCCCTTTGGAGGGATGCGATTATCGGATATGATGTGTGTTGCAGCCCATACGTGAAGTGTCTCTTCTCCCTTTTCATTTCCAAATACGGTGTGATAAATGGTAGCATTCGAATCAATATTCCCTTTTTCGTCCACTTTCCCACTTTGGTAGATAATCTTATCTTCTGCATCGGTTACTGAAACATGTAACCACACCTGCCGCATCTCGGTAAGGCCTGTGGGTATATGATGCCCTGCACCCGTATTTTTTATATCGATATGGAATTTTAGCAAATCACCCCTTTTCGAGGCAGGATTCACAGATACTTCTAAAGTTGCGGCGTTCTTCAATCTCTCAACCGCCATTTGCTGCTGCAGTTCTGAGCCGGAAGGCAGGGATATGGGGGTAACACTCCCTCCGACAAAATAGTGAGTCCATATATGAGGACGTTTTTTACCTCCCATAATTTCAGGGGATGCAAAACCAGGATTATCGGGTCTGTCTGTGCTACCGGTACACGGGAACCCCGGTCGTTGCCTCATGTGACAATCCTGACAATGTATCGTTGTTTTGGGGTCACCTGTATTATAAGGACCTTGCCGCCATTCAGTATAAGTTTGTTCTATGGGAAGATTGTTTCCTGCGTGTGACACATCATGGCAACCCCCACAAAACTCTGAGCGTGTATGCAATTCTGAGTATTGATTTTTATGAATTGTTTCCGGGGAATCAGCAAAAGGGCCATATTTTGTGCCACCTTCCATAGCAGCAGCATTGCCCGGGCTTAATATGTATGGTGCGTTTCCTACACCAGTAGTTGCCCGAACAGAATGACAAAAATCACAGATAACTCCACCCTTTTCATCGTCGAGAGGGAGGCTGGCTTCGGCTCCGCTGTGACCGATAGGAAAATGACATCGCACACAAGATTCTATGTTCCGTTTTTCAGATTCTCCTTCTGCCGTTTTTTTCCCTAAGTTATAAAGGGCCTGAAAGAGAGGATTTCTCCATGCATTCGCATGAGTTGAACCGCTCCACATTTTGAAGATTTCAGGATGACAGGCGCCACAGGAGATCGGACTGAAAAATTGACTTATCCTTACGTCTCCCGGCACTGTAATAGGCAGATCGACGATATTTTCCGGTCTCTGTCCCGGAGGAAGTTTCCATGTGGGCGACCATTCTCTGGGATCACTCCCATAGGACACGTTTAAAGAAACAAAAAATAAACCGAGTATGAAACACCATGTATAATTGAAAAATAACCGCATAGACAATGACATCCTTTCTTCAATCACAGAATGACAATAATGAGTCCCACATGGACTAATGTCTTTGATTTCCGGCCCGCTGGTAAACCTGGCTTTGGCCGAATTATACAAAACCTTTCCCTGACTACCAGCAAAAACTACTATAGCTACAGAAAACCATTCTTCCCTATTTTTATAACCGATTTTACAAAAATTCTTACTAATTATTATACAAAAAATTTATTTTTTAAAATAAAAAAGAGGATAGATTTTTCTGGTCTATCCTCTTTTTCAAAACGAGTACGTTACGGTATTTATTCTTCTGAGTCTCTTTTTTTATTTTTCTTGTTTTTGTTCTTTTTCACCCTTTATCATCTTTGTTGATTTTATGGTGGTATCTCCCTCTACTGCAACAAAATTTTTGATCTTCTCAAATTTTTTATCGCCCACGCCACTTACCTTTTTGATGTCATCAATAGCTTGAAAATTACCATTATTTGTCCTGTAGTTTATAATTTCTGCAGCCAACTTAGGGCCAATACCTGGCAATAATGCAATCTGGTCTTCGGTAGCTGCATTAATATTTACCTTTCCTTCTATCTCCACGGCAGAAAAGCAAATCCTTACCTGACAGACAAAACCAACCACAAGCATCAGCACAACTGCCACAAAAGATTTACGAATTGTGTGCATAGCAACCTCCTTTAATAAAAGATTTTTAAACAGAATCCCAAAGGCCTTTGATTGCAAAACAAACACGTGTACAGGACTGCAATAAGCAAAACATAAACCGAAAACCAAAAAATCTTTAAAAGACAAACAATTTACTTTAACCATTGAAATCCTAGCTAGTAACAGAATATTGTAATTTTATCAATATGTATTAGGGAAGAGAATGAACAGGGCAAGGATAATACAAAAAAGATCACAAGAATGAACAAAATTGCTGATTGCTGTATCAATAAGAAAGGACACGCATCTGCGTGTCCTTTCTACTTTTTCAACTCCTTCAAGTATTTTTATAGCAACCTATTTCTTTTTATCCCGTAAGGATTCTATTACCTCATCGACAAGACCATAGGCTTTTGCCTCTTGCGAAGACATATAAAAATCACGGTCTACATCTGCTTCGATACGTTCCAACGGTTGCCCTGTGTGTTTTACAAGAATTTCATTCAGACATTTCTTCATCCGCAGTATTTCTTCTGCCTGAATACTAATATCTGTTGCCGTACCCCTCATACCGCCCCATGGCTGATGAAGCATAATACGCGTATGGGGAAGGCCATATCTTTTTCCTTTTGTTCCACCAGCAAGGAGGATAGCGGCCATGCTATAAGCCTGACCAATACAGAATGTTGCGACATCACATTGTACAAATTGCATGGTGTCGTAAATAGCCAGACCGGATGTAATTGAACCTCCTGGAGAATTGATGTAAATGTTGATATCCTGATTTTTGTTCTCGTTTTGGAGAAATAGTATTTGTGCTATAACCAGGTTTGACAATGTGTCCTCAATGGCTGAGCCAATAAAAATGATACGGTCTTTCAGTAACCTTGAAAATATATCATAATGCCTTTCGCCATATCCGGTCTTTTCAACAACATATGGCACAAAAAGCGCGCCATACTTGTTCTTGACATTTACCACAGGAAATTCACCGTTTTCCAAATACGACAAATACTCTTTATACACAAATAACTTCCTTTCGTTTATTTTGCTCCAGTTCCTGATTTTCTTGGGTTTGTAACCTTACCCTTCTATGCTGGCTTCCTTGAGGAGAAAATTCATCACCTTATTTTCTCGCATATCGTTTCGCAAATAGGACAGATTCCCCTGACGCTCCAGCTGCTTGCGAACCCGTGCGATGTCTGTATTATACGATCGCGCAATATCGGCAATTTGCTGTTCCACTTCATTTTCGGTAATAAATATCTTCTCCTTTTCGGCAATATGATTCATGATAAGAGAAGCTTTGAGTTCCCGCATTACCGATTCTGCAGATGCATTTTTAATCGCATCCGCTTGCTTTTGAATTTCTTCCAAAGGAACGCCCCTGTTTAATAAATCCAATTGATGCTTGTACACCCTTTGGTCTGTATGATGATTCAAAAAATCTTGCGGCAATTCAAGCTTTGTTTGATCCAAAAGGACATCAAGTACCTGATTCTTCAAATCGTCTTCAACCCATTTCTTTTTATCAATTTCAATTCGTTTGCGAATATTGGATTTGAAATCTTCTAAAGAATCGAATCCCATTGTCTTTGCAAAATCATCATGAATATCGGCAGGAATTAGACGCTTGATTTCTTTTACCTTAAGCCTTATCTTCGCATCTTTTCCCCGATATTCTTCTTTAACAAAATTGTCCGATAATTTCACATCAATTTTGCACTCTTCACCGGACTTCATGTTTTCCAATTTAGCGGCTAAATCCTGTATCGTTGTATTGGCAACCGGAACACCATTCACGACAGGAATCTCAACATCATCATCTTCGAACACAGTATTTCCGCCAACCTCTACTTTACAATCACCGATGATATGATCTCCTTTTTTCACCGTTCCCTCTTTAACAACGGTAAGTTGCGCCTTTCGAAAGGCCATATCCATTAATACTTTTTGCACATCTTCGTCAGTTGCATTGGCTGGCTTTTTCTTTAATTTCAAACCCTTGTATTGATTAATCTCAAAAGACGGCCACACCTCCAATGTCACATCAAATGTAAGGGGTTTTCCCATTTCCAGTTCTATTTCACTAAATTTGGGATTACCCACTGGGCTCAGTTTCTGCTCTTCAAGTGTCTTTTGGTAACAATCACTAACAACCGATTGTTTTACCTCGTCTTTAATCTGTGAACCAAACCGCTTTTCAACTAATTTTCTCGGCGCACGGCCTTTTCTAAAACCGGGCAATTCTACCGTATCACAAACCTCTATTGTCTTCTTTTCAAACTCACCCTCGATTGTTTCCTTAGGTATTTCGAATTTTAAAACCTTTTTACAAGGCCCTGCATCTTCAATTGTTACATTCATCGTATTATTATCCTGCAATACTTTTCCATCCAAAATAAATAAATGGAGCGGGTGATGGGGTTCGAACCCACGACATTCACGTTGGCAACGTGACGCTCTACCACTGAGCTACACCCGCTACTTAATTCAAATCTATTTTCTGGTGCGAGAGGGGGGAATCGAACCCCCACGCCGTAAGGCACAAGATCCTAAATCTTGCGCGTCTGCCAGTTCCGCCACCCTCGCCCAATATGGCAATAAAATTACACCCTTGGCGGAATTCCTGAATCTACTTTTTCCCTTTGGTAAAAACAAACGAGAATTAAACCGGATCTTTGGCGCTCAAAAGACAACTGCATCGTAATAGATGGTGCGCCCTGAAAGATTCGAACTTTCGACCCACTGATTAAGAGTCAGTTGCTCTACCAACTGAGCTAAGGGCGCCCTTAACGGTTTATGCGGAAAAAGTCAAAAAGGTTCTTATGAATAACGCGCCCGGCAGGACTTGAACCTGCAACCGTTGGATTCGAAGTCCACCACTCTATCCAATTGAGCTACGAGCGCAAAATTTTTCGCGCAAAAGCACGTTATATTTATACTTAAGATAGCTCAAAACACCGCTACATGAAACGATATCGACTAAGACACAAATTATAATTACTTTTTTAAAAAAGTCAACTGCATTCCCCGTAGGAATACATTGCCAAAAATACTTTAACAGAAAGTATTTGATTTCAATAAACAAATAAGTCCCGCAACAAAAATTTTGGCGCGGGACTCAAAATTGGGGTGAGCGACGGGATTCGAACCCGCGACCCTTAGAGCCACAGTCTAATGCTCTATCCAACTGAGCTACGCTCACCACAGTGTGTAATTACTGGCAACCTGAATTTTTATATATGGCGCGCCAGGAAGGATTTGAACCCTCGACCGCCGGATTAGAAATCCGATGCTCTATCCAGCTGAGCTACTGGCGCTCAAACTTAGGTAAAATTATATCAATAATAGATTAAATATCAATACAATTTTAGAGTTTGAATGCAATAGCTTTACATTCGAACCGGCACTAACATAGCCATTGACTCAATAGTCTTTCTGAGTGGTGTATTTCTCACATATCTCCAGTTTTCATCTTTTATTCCTCGCTCTGGAGAGGTAATATTGTTGACGACAGGAAATCCCCTAATCCCCTTTTTAAATGTAAAGGCCCGTGTCCTGGAACCTGCCTCACCCATCGGAATAACGTCCGTAATGAAGTCTACGAATACCTGCGCATCATCAAAAATTTCTGTGGTTATAACCTGCCCTTTCTTAAAATTGCCTATCGTTGCATCCGGAACGATTTCTGCAAGGTTAATGCAGATAAATATCGCATTCTCTCCTACATGGATAGCACTTCTGGGTATTCCCACCAC contains:
- a CDS encoding DUF6873 family GME fold protein; the protein is MFAIIDSRSSARVITTLKEYVKDVFAFQTNGLTYDSISGHPDIFIYQDKDHLVVAPNAPVGLFEFLERHSIACLKGKTDVGNELYNSTQYNCLSTPDFLFHKPGYTDPAILEINTSKEFIRLPQAYTRCSLIHLYGNNYVTSDGGIEKVLSGKGLSCFYFNPKEIRIRGHNNGFIGGTAGVLGKSIFFNGNIELHADGQRLKEHLLNIGFEIVCLSNEYLYDGGCIFFV
- a CDS encoding elongator complex protein 3, whose translation is MKKHSNIPIFIPELACPHQCVFCDQEKISGTHSIPQPKEIRHIVEQYLETIPRNRIINIAFFGGSFTGIPVDLQEQYLKEAFEFVKTGRVSGIRLSTRPDYINETILELLKKYGITTIELGAQSTSREVLHQSGRWHTPEDIQNASRMICKYDFELGLQMMVGLPEDSYERSIQTANDIVSFGARNTRIYPAIIVKGTALERRYREGKYIPLSLEQAVEWTKDLVRIFERNNVSVIRMGLHPSDELVAGKSLIDGPFHPSFKEMVMTKIWEEIVHAKLKGNTSNNIRISVSNKQIHYAIGYKQANKARLQSMGYTVQFAGNHTFSQYQIDVCDN
- a CDS encoding phosphatidylglycerophosphatase A, with amino-acid sequence MKNKREYISRIIATWFGSGLLPKAPGTWGSLAAVPFAYLISIYTGPYAFISATVALFLIGIGVSNSVEKSARKKDPGFIVVDEVVGQWITLFPLPFLHKCINDESFFYFLISLVATAFLAFRIFDIWKPWPIRDLERSIPGGLGIMLDDVIAGIYALIITSAVTAGILFIFL
- a CDS encoding multiheme c-type cytochrome; translated protein: MYNSAKARFTSGPEIKDISPCGTHYCHSVIEERMSLSMRLFFNYTWCFILGLFFVSLNVSYGSDPREWSPTWKLPPGQRPENIVDLPITVPGDVRISQFFSPISCGACHPEIFKMWSGSTHANAWRNPLFQALYNLGKKTAEGESEKRNIESCVRCHFPIGHSGAEASLPLDDEKGGVICDFCHSVRATTGVGNAPYILSPGNAAAMEGGTKYGPFADSPETIHKNQYSELHTRSEFCGGCHDVSHAGNNLPIEQTYTEWRQGPYNTGDPKTTIHCQDCHMRQRPGFPCTGSTDRPDNPGFASPEIMGGKKRPHIWTHYFVGGSVTPISLPSGSELQQQMAVERLKNAATLEVSVNPASKRGDLLKFHIDIKNTGAGHHIPTGLTEMRQVWLHVSVTDAEDKIIYQSGKVDEKGNIDSNATIYHTVFGNEKGEETLHVWAATHIISDNRIPPKGKKEEHFICLLPNDAKSPLKIKAVLHYRSAPQDVVDALLGEKSMKLPIIDMAEVLKEISL
- a CDS encoding ComEA family DNA-binding protein — translated: MHTIRKSFVAVVLMLVVGFVCQVRICFSAVEIEGKVNINAATEDQIALLPGIGPKLAAEIINYRTNNGNFQAIDDIKKVSGVGDKKFEKIKNFVAVEGDTTIKSTKMIKGEKEQKQEK
- a CDS encoding ATP-dependent Clp protease proteolytic subunit; translated protein: MVNVKNKYGALFVPYVVEKTGYGERHYDIFSRLLKDRIIFIGSAIEDTLSNLVIAQILFLQNENKNQDINIYINSPGGSITSGLAIYDTMQFVQCDVATFCIGQAYSMAAILLAGGTKGKRYGLPHTRIMLHQPWGGMRGTATDISIQAEEILRMKKCLNEILVKHTGQPLERIEADVDRDFYMSSQEAKAYGLVDEVIESLRDKKK
- the tig gene encoding trigger factor, whose protein sequence is MNVTIEDAGPCKKVLKFEIPKETIEGEFEKKTIEVCDTVELPGFRKGRAPRKLVEKRFGSQIKDEVKQSVVSDCYQKTLEEQKLSPVGNPKFSEIELEMGKPLTFDVTLEVWPSFEINQYKGLKLKKKPANATDEDVQKVLMDMAFRKAQLTVVKEGTVKKGDHIIGDCKVEVGGNTVFEDDDVEIPVVNGVPVANTTIQDLAAKLENMKSGEECKIDVKLSDNFVKEEYRGKDAKIRLKVKEIKRLIPADIHDDFAKTMGFDSLEDFKSNIRKRIEIDKKKWVEDDLKNQVLDVLLDQTKLELPQDFLNHHTDQRVYKHQLDLLNRGVPLEEIQKQADAIKNASAESVMRELKASLIMNHIAEKEKIFITENEVEQQIADIARSYNTDIARVRKQLERQGNLSYLRNDMRENKVMNFLLKEASIEG